A part of Nitrospira sp. genomic DNA contains:
- a CDS encoding Glu/Leu/Phe/Val dehydrogenase, whose amino-acid sequence MQELDTPTFRLAVAQFDQAAEAMGLDPNLRERLKLPQRSLVVSLPVRMDDGRVEVFTGYRVQHDSSRGPSKGGVRYHPDVNLGEVAALAMWMTWKCALAGLPYGGAKGGVAVAPKQLSPAELQRLTRRYAAEIFPLIGPDKDIPAPDVGTDAQIMAWMMDTYSQQVGYAVPGVVTGKPLSIGGSLGREEATGRGVVYVTHEVLRHLKLSIDGATVAIQGFGNVGSHTARIMHEHGARIIAVSDVNGGLYSNKGLDITALLRRDPSQPLHETKLGDAITSEELLRLDCTILVPAALSEQITAKNANSLRCRILSEGANGPTTLEADRILADKGIFVIPDILANSGGVIVSYFEWVQDLQRFFWSATDIQNRLQDIITSAFQRTLHFSSERRVSMRMAALMSGIDQVAQAHLQRGLYP is encoded by the coding sequence ATGCAGGAACTCGACACCCCGACGTTTCGCTTGGCGGTGGCTCAGTTCGATCAGGCGGCGGAGGCCATGGGGCTTGACCCAAACCTCCGTGAACGACTGAAACTACCCCAACGCTCCCTTGTAGTCAGCCTCCCAGTCCGGATGGACGACGGACGGGTCGAAGTCTTTACGGGTTATCGTGTTCAACACGATTCTTCTCGCGGCCCCTCCAAAGGTGGCGTCCGTTACCATCCCGACGTGAACCTCGGTGAAGTGGCTGCTCTTGCAATGTGGATGACATGGAAATGTGCGCTGGCCGGATTACCGTACGGCGGCGCAAAAGGCGGAGTCGCAGTCGCCCCGAAACAACTGTCCCCAGCTGAATTACAGCGGCTGACACGACGATATGCTGCGGAGATTTTCCCACTGATCGGTCCAGACAAGGATATCCCGGCCCCCGATGTCGGGACCGATGCCCAGATCATGGCATGGATGATGGACACATACAGCCAGCAGGTTGGCTACGCTGTTCCTGGCGTCGTGACCGGCAAACCGCTGTCGATCGGGGGAAGCCTGGGCCGTGAAGAAGCGACGGGACGCGGAGTCGTCTATGTGACGCACGAGGTGCTGCGTCACCTCAAGTTGTCAATCGACGGTGCCACCGTGGCGATTCAAGGATTTGGAAATGTCGGCTCACACACGGCCCGCATCATGCACGAGCACGGTGCACGGATCATTGCTGTCAGTGACGTCAACGGAGGTCTCTACAGCAACAAGGGATTGGATATCACAGCGCTCCTTCGACGCGACCCCAGCCAGCCGCTGCATGAAACCAAACTTGGGGACGCGATCACGAGTGAAGAATTACTCCGATTAGACTGCACCATACTCGTGCCCGCCGCCCTATCCGAGCAGATCACGGCTAAAAATGCGAATTCCCTGAGGTGTCGAATCTTGTCTGAAGGGGCAAACGGTCCGACGACTCTGGAAGCCGACCGCATCCTCGCAGACAAGGGTATCTTCGTGATCCCCGATATCCTCGCAAACTCAGGCGGCGTCATCGTCTCGTACTTCGAATGGGTGCAGGACCTGCAGCGATTTTTCTGGAGCGCAACAGATATCCAGAATCGGCTGCAAGATATCATCACGTCCGCCTTTCAGCGCACACTTCATTTTTCGAGCGAACGCCGAGTGTCCATGCGCATGGCCGCGCTCATGAGTGGCATTGACCAGGTCGCCCAAGCACATCTCCAGCGTGGGCTATACCCCTGA
- the lipB gene encoding lipoyl(octanoyl) transferase LipB, translating to MGYAIVSHRELNSPLPPSAPVNYPDAITAPAPDVPYPYAEAVRVFSDPVPYLHAWELQSRLHEERVRNQVPDTVLILEHRPVYTLGRSTTASHWGGNASLLCEHGIELHHVNRGGSITFHGPGQIVVYPVLKLDRHATGPRQLVWLLEEIIVQLLSCWNITGHRIPGKPGIWVMTPTPEKIAFIGIRIEHGVTLHGCAINVDLDVTPFHQIHPCGFSDCRITSMAAVCQKAISLDPVKQELAQLCRRMLHLDWPTGLDTDRQTSIR from the coding sequence CTGGGATACGCAATCGTTTCTCATCGAGAGCTCAACTCACCTCTTCCACCGAGTGCCCCAGTGAACTATCCCGATGCCATCACCGCTCCAGCTCCGGATGTTCCCTATCCATACGCAGAGGCTGTTCGAGTCTTTTCAGATCCAGTTCCCTATCTTCATGCATGGGAGCTTCAGTCTCGCTTGCACGAGGAGCGGGTCCGTAATCAGGTACCGGACACCGTCTTGATTCTTGAACATCGCCCTGTTTATACCTTGGGGCGAAGTACCACCGCATCGCACTGGGGAGGCAATGCCTCGCTCTTATGTGAACACGGGATAGAACTCCACCATGTCAATCGTGGGGGGTCCATTACGTTTCACGGCCCAGGACAGATTGTGGTCTACCCCGTACTCAAGCTTGATCGGCATGCCACGGGTCCAAGGCAATTGGTCTGGTTACTTGAAGAAATCATCGTTCAATTGCTGAGCTGCTGGAACATCACCGGCCATCGCATCCCTGGTAAACCCGGCATTTGGGTCATGACTCCAACCCCTGAAAAAATTGCTTTCATCGGCATCCGCATCGAGCACGGTGTGACGCTCCATGGGTGTGCGATCAACGTGGATCTGGACGTGACACCGTTCCATCAAATCCATCCCTGTGGGTTCTCCGACTGCCGAATAACCTCCATGGCAGCGGTGTGCCAAAAAGCGATCTCCCTTGATCCCGTCAAACAGGAGCTCGCGCAGCTCTGTCGCAGGATGCTCCATCTCGATTGGCCTACTGGACTCGACACGGATAGACAAACATCCATCCGATAG
- a CDS encoding sigma-70 family RNA polymerase sigma factor, producing the protein MKEELRSSEGLDIRTRFAPDADDANASGILGMIGRVETEESEADGKPQPVMRPSPGTSPFFLESLYFRSFGERRLLTREEEVTIARRVDHGTRRIRTTLRQAVKVLLKSKRTSICTDTVKMLQVVRRLSGFSATALDDAEKALGTALSPSDPDLRPAATTIRQLKASLDEIRSARIILEQGKDELVRHNLRLVVDVAKHYTGRGLSLLDLVQEGNIGLMKAAERYQYRKGFKFSTYATWWIRQGITRAIADQSRTIRIPVHQTEASHRVLRVTRKLGQQFGRPARLEEIAHVLRMRPERLRDTMQAFQEPIALEAPIGDGETQFGDMIPDQQAVPPDAHVHRVELTDQLDRILSTLTPREQTVIRLRFGIGYDEASTLEQVGQSLSVTRERIRQIEAKALKKLKTPEIKELFVAIR; encoded by the coding sequence ATGAAAGAAGAGCTTCGATCCTCTGAGGGACTAGATATACGGACAAGGTTCGCCCCCGATGCCGATGATGCGAATGCAAGTGGCATATTGGGGATGATTGGTCGTGTCGAAACTGAGGAATCCGAAGCGGATGGGAAGCCCCAACCGGTTATGCGTCCAAGCCCGGGGACCAGCCCATTTTTCTTGGAATCGTTGTACTTCCGGTCATTCGGCGAACGCAGACTCTTGACGCGAGAAGAAGAGGTCACGATTGCCAGGCGTGTAGACCATGGGACACGACGCATTCGGACTACGCTGCGGCAAGCGGTGAAGGTGCTTCTCAAGTCCAAGCGTACGTCTATCTGTACAGACACCGTAAAAATGCTTCAAGTCGTCAGACGATTGAGCGGGTTTTCAGCCACCGCATTGGACGATGCGGAGAAGGCTTTAGGCACCGCCCTGAGTCCGTCAGACCCAGATCTCAGACCTGCCGCAACGACGATAAGGCAACTGAAAGCATCGCTTGATGAAATCCGATCCGCCAGGATCATCCTAGAGCAAGGGAAGGATGAGCTCGTACGGCATAACTTGCGTTTGGTCGTCGATGTTGCCAAGCATTACACCGGACGGGGATTGAGCTTGCTGGATCTCGTGCAGGAGGGCAACATCGGCCTGATGAAAGCGGCCGAACGATATCAGTATCGGAAAGGATTCAAATTCAGCACCTACGCGACGTGGTGGATTCGACAAGGCATCACCCGCGCAATTGCGGATCAATCGAGAACGATTCGGATTCCAGTGCACCAGACCGAAGCATCACATCGAGTCCTCCGCGTCACGCGGAAACTTGGGCAGCAATTCGGGCGGCCCGCTCGGTTAGAAGAGATTGCTCATGTGCTGCGCATGAGGCCAGAAAGGCTCCGCGATACCATGCAGGCGTTTCAGGAACCCATAGCCTTAGAGGCCCCCATTGGTGACGGAGAGACACAGTTTGGCGACATGATTCCAGACCAGCAGGCCGTTCCACCCGATGCCCATGTCCATCGGGTGGAGTTGACCGATCAACTCGACCGAATCCTAAGCACCTTGACGCCCCGCGAGCAAACCGTCATCAGACTCCGGTTCGGGATCGGCTACGATGAAGCCAGCACCCTGGAGCAAGTTGGTCAAAGTTTGTCCGTGACACGCGAGCGTATCCGCCAAATTGAAGCCAAAGCGCTGAAGAAACTGAAGACCCCGGAGATTAAAGAACTCTTCGTCGCCATCAGATAG
- a CDS encoding tRNA (adenine-N1)-methyltransferase — protein MSQLSSGERIHLVDHKRRQYALTLKAGETYQFSGQKIAHDTIIGRPDGTIVVLSGGKKMLAVRPTFGDYVLKMPRGAQVLYPKDLALIPMWADVYPGARVFESGTGSGALTMALLRAVGPRGLVVTYEMREDFARTALLNVDRYMGPVPNLTALRKNTYEGIDLLDDGIPFDRVVLDLPEPWQVVPHAATALRSGGIYLSFVPTVPQVVQTVEALERATVFGMIETFETLLRTWSVQGRSVRPDHRMVAHSGFITVARKVEPGLLRSLVGKEAPPDGDREGLSDEAEEELNA, from the coding sequence ATGTCTCAATTATCAAGCGGCGAACGCATTCATCTTGTCGATCACAAAAGGCGCCAGTATGCCCTTACGTTGAAGGCGGGCGAAACCTATCAATTTAGTGGTCAGAAGATCGCTCACGACACGATTATCGGGCGGCCGGATGGGACCATTGTCGTTCTCTCGGGCGGGAAGAAGATGTTGGCTGTCCGGCCTACTTTTGGAGACTACGTGCTGAAAATGCCGCGGGGCGCTCAAGTGCTCTATCCGAAAGACCTCGCGCTGATTCCCATGTGGGCGGATGTCTATCCGGGTGCACGGGTGTTCGAGTCCGGAACCGGTTCGGGCGCGCTGACCATGGCGCTGTTACGAGCGGTAGGGCCGCGAGGGTTAGTGGTAACCTATGAGATGCGGGAAGATTTTGCCCGCACTGCACTGCTGAACGTCGATCGCTATATGGGGCCCGTCCCCAACCTGACGGCATTGCGGAAGAATACCTATGAAGGTATTGATCTACTTGACGATGGAATTCCCTTCGACCGTGTCGTGCTCGATTTACCTGAGCCCTGGCAGGTGGTCCCCCATGCAGCCACCGCGCTGCGATCTGGTGGGATCTATCTGAGTTTTGTCCCCACCGTACCCCAAGTCGTACAAACGGTTGAGGCGCTTGAACGGGCAACGGTATTCGGGATGATCGAAACGTTTGAAACGCTGCTCCGAACCTGGTCTGTGCAGGGCAGGAGCGTGCGGCCTGATCATCGCATGGTCGCCCATTCTGGATTCATCACCGTAGCCCGAAAAGTGGAGCCAGGGCTGCTCCGTTCGTTGGTTGGGAAAGAGGCTCCTCCAGACGGAGACCGGGAAGGTCTGTCCGATGAAGCAGAAGAGGAGCTGAACGCATGA
- a CDS encoding SDR family oxidoreductase, translating into MNRLEGKVAVVTGGNAGIGEAIAKRFAEEGASVVITGRRQQEVDRVASVIRHNKGKVLGVAGSVTDETHVLDVVRRTIDSFGRIDILVNNAGIGEFGKRLHETDDAVWANVLDINLTGVFRMTRAVIPHMVKQGRGSIVNISSIASLVGLSGLAAYTASKGALDALTRALAVEYAKEGIRCNVVNPGLIDTPMAAPLMANPDMLQPILAQYAIRRPGTPEEVANLVLYLASDEAAWMTGATIPIDGGMTVYKG; encoded by the coding sequence ATGAATAGATTGGAAGGCAAGGTAGCCGTGGTGACGGGAGGCAATGCTGGAATCGGCGAAGCGATCGCGAAACGTTTTGCCGAGGAGGGAGCATCGGTTGTCATTACGGGACGTCGGCAACAGGAAGTGGATCGTGTGGCCAGTGTGATTCGACATAACAAGGGAAAAGTACTCGGAGTTGCTGGTTCAGTAACGGACGAAACTCATGTACTGGATGTTGTCCGTCGAACGATCGATAGCTTTGGGCGGATCGACATTCTGGTCAACAACGCGGGGATCGGTGAGTTTGGGAAGCGGCTCCACGAAACTGATGATGCCGTTTGGGCAAACGTACTGGATATCAACTTAACCGGGGTCTTCCGCATGACACGAGCCGTCATCCCCCACATGGTGAAACAAGGACGAGGCTCGATCGTGAATATCTCGTCCATTGCTAGCTTAGTCGGTCTCTCCGGCTTAGCTGCCTATACGGCATCCAAAGGGGCGCTTGACGCCTTGACGCGCGCACTGGCTGTCGAATATGCGAAGGAAGGAATTCGTTGTAATGTGGTGAACCCTGGTCTCATCGATACGCCTATGGCGGCCCCCTTGATGGCTAATCCAGATATGCTCCAGCCCATTCTGGCCCAATATGCGATACGTCGTCCTGGGACACCAGAAGAAGTGGCGAATCTGGTTCTGTATCTGGCCTCAGATGAAGCAGCCTGGATGACTGGGGCGACCATTCCTATTGATGGGGGGATGACCGTCTATAAAGGGTAG
- a CDS encoding shikimate dehydrogenase, whose product MDIDTRTQFCGVIGNPVGHSLSPAIHNAAFRKLGLNFVYLAWHVEAIGEAIKGLRALGNFRGASVTIPHKVAAIPFLDHVETTAQKIGAINTIVAEKGELTGYNTDATGALRALKMGGVALTGKRIVVLGSGGAARAIAFALAAESGAEKLTLLGIEDAERTRLAQDIRSTTVVTVEDSYLDESTLRRVLPAAHILIHCTPVGMSPKVEATCVPASLLHPDLAVMDIVYNPLETRLLKDAKHVGCKTIPGLEMFLNQAIAQFELWTDQSAPVDVMRQVLESHFR is encoded by the coding sequence ATGGATATTGATACTCGGACACAGTTTTGCGGAGTGATTGGCAATCCGGTCGGGCATTCACTGTCGCCAGCTATCCACAATGCGGCGTTCCGCAAATTGGGGCTCAACTTTGTCTATCTCGCCTGGCACGTGGAAGCGATTGGTGAGGCCATCAAAGGGCTCCGTGCACTGGGAAACTTTCGCGGAGCGAGCGTCACGATTCCTCACAAAGTGGCAGCTATACCATTTCTTGATCATGTGGAGACGACGGCCCAAAAGATCGGTGCGATCAACACCATTGTAGCTGAAAAGGGCGAACTCACTGGGTACAACACGGACGCGACAGGTGCTCTGAGGGCTTTGAAGATGGGCGGAGTTGCGCTAACGGGCAAACGCATCGTCGTTCTCGGTTCGGGAGGTGCCGCCCGAGCAATCGCCTTCGCACTGGCCGCTGAGTCCGGTGCAGAGAAATTGACCTTGCTGGGGATTGAGGATGCGGAGCGGACTCGCTTAGCTCAGGATATTCGTTCCACGACAGTGGTGACGGTAGAGGATTCGTATCTGGATGAGTCCACCCTTCGTCGGGTTCTTCCTGCTGCGCACATACTTATTCATTGTACTCCGGTCGGGATGTCTCCGAAAGTCGAGGCTACCTGTGTTCCTGCCTCGCTCCTCCATCCCGACCTGGCTGTCATGGATATTGTCTACAACCCACTCGAAACCAGATTGCTCAAGGATGCGAAGCATGTAGGGTGTAAGACGATTCCGGGATTGGAAATGTTCCTTAATCAGGCAATTGCTCAATTTGAGCTATGGACTGATCAGTCTGCTCCGGTTGACGTGATGCGCCAGGTCTTGGAGTCTCATTTTCGATGA
- a CDS encoding shikimate kinase has translation MNVVLIGYRGTGKSTVGKLVAERLGRVLVSTDAEIVKSAVQSIPEIVEQHGWEYFRDLETKICQDLAGRDGVVIDTGGGAILRSQNVEGLKRTGKLFWLTAPVETIARRIGADTQRPSLTGTKSFLDEIQDVLRERTPKYQAAADYIIETDGKSATQVADEILARL, from the coding sequence ATGAATGTGGTGCTCATTGGCTATCGAGGTACGGGAAAGAGCACAGTTGGAAAGCTTGTGGCGGAGCGACTTGGACGTGTCCTAGTTTCGACCGATGCGGAGATTGTGAAATCGGCCGTCCAAAGCATTCCTGAGATCGTTGAACAGCATGGGTGGGAGTACTTTCGTGATCTCGAAACAAAGATTTGCCAGGATCTAGCGGGCCGGGATGGGGTCGTGATCGATACTGGCGGGGGCGCGATCCTTCGATCGCAAAATGTCGAGGGGCTGAAACGCACAGGGAAGCTGTTCTGGCTGACTGCCCCAGTTGAGACCATTGCCAGGCGAATTGGGGCGGATACACAAAGACCATCTCTCACTGGAACGAAGTCGTTTCTTGACGAGATTCAAGATGTGCTTCGTGAACGGACGCCGAAGTATCAAGCTGCTGCTGATTACATCATTGAGACCGATGGAAAATCTGCCACGCAAGTTGCTGATGAGATTCTGGCACGACTCTAG